Genomic segment of Erythrobacter sp. BLCC-B19:
ATCAGCGATGATGATCTGGCGCGGTTCATCGCCGGGTGCATCGACAACCCCGAGGTGCTGGGCAAGGTGCTTCCCATCGGCGGCCCCGGCCCGGCGCTATCCCTGCGCGATGCAGGAGCGTTGCTGTTTGCGGCAGCGGGCAAGGAGCCGACCTTCAAATCCGTGTCGCCGGCGATCTTCACCGCCGCAGCGCGTGTCATCGGGCTGGGGGCGGGGGTTTCCGCGTGGTGCGCCGAGAAGGCCGAATATGCCCGGATCGCGCATTATTATGCGACCGAATCAATGCTGCTGCTTGATCCGGCCACAGGCGAATACTCCGCCGACCTCACCCCCGAATTCGGCAGCGAGACGCTCGAGGGCCATTACCGGCTGTTGCTCGCGGAGAGTTAGCGCGGGGCGATGTGGCAGCTGGCGGGGGCGAGCGTTGCGCCGATATGCGGGACGGCCACCGGCTCGGCGCCATAGTTGAAGGTGAAGACGTGGGAGCCTGTGCGGCGCACCCGGACACCTTCGGGCAGGTCAAAGAGGTCGACACCCGCTTCGCCCGCCATGCGCTCGACGAGCAGGCGCAGCAGCGCGCGGTCGGGCCAGATTGCGCAATAGCGGATCGGGCCGTGGCGATAGACCACCCCGCGCCCCGCGCCGTCGGTGATCTCAGGAGAAAGCCCCGATGTCACATCCTCGCGCCAGCGGGTGACGGCAAAGCCCTCTGCGGGCTCGGCAATGCCGTCACGCAAGGATTCGACCCGGGTCACGGCGAGCGGGATTGCCGCCTTCAGCGCGCCGGGTGCGAGATCTTCGGGGATCGAGAAGCTTGCCGTCTTGCTGCCTGATCGCGGCCCTATCAGAACCGGGCTGATGAGCCCGGCCAGCGTCTCGGCAAAGCCATCGGGGATGATTGGCAAGGTCGGCACCAGCACCATCCGGTAGCCCGACAAATCAGCCGACGGCGCGACAATATCGACGTCCAGACCCCGCTCGCGCAGCGCCGAATAGCATTCGAACACCAGCTCCAGATAGCGGAAGCTCTGCCCTTGCGGTTGAATGCCGACGGCCCAGGCCGCTTCGTAAGAGAACACGAGCGCGGCCGGTGCCCTTGCCGTGACCTGCGGGCCGATCCCGGCCAATCGCGCGGCCGCCTTGCGAACCTCGGGCGCGGCCTCGGCCTCGGTACTGTCGGGACGCAGCAGCCCGGCGTGCATCTGCTCCTGCGCGAAGGGCGCCTGCCGCCAGCGGAAATAAGAGGTGAGCTCGGCCCCGTGGGCGCAGGCCTCCAGCGTCCACAGGGCCACCATCCCCGGCAAGGGCGCGGGGTTGAAGCGGGCCCAGTTCACCGGTCCCGGCTGCTGCTCCATCACCCCCCAGCGCCCGCCCGAACACCCTCGGTAGAGATCATGGTGGAAGGCAGCGATATCGGGGTGGCCTTGCCTGAGGTAGGCGGCCTTTTCGTCGCGCGAAAACCAGAACTGTTCGAGGAAGCCCAGCGGATAGGAATCCCACGTCGCGACATCGATATCGCGGCCGACATCGTGGTGATCGAACTCGGTGAAGAAGCCCATGAAGTTGTGCGTGATATCCCGCCCGGGTGAATGGGCGCGGATGATGTTCACCTGTTCGCGGTTGAAGTGGGCGACCTGATCGGAGGCGAAGCGGCGATAATCCAGCCAGTGCGCGGGGTTGGCTTCGGTGACGGTCAGGTTGGGCGGATCGACTTCGGCGAAGGAGCGATACTCCATGCTCCAGAACACATTGCCCCAGGCAGCGTTGAGCGCTTCAGGCGTGCCGTAACGCGCGGCCAGCCAGCCCCGGAACGCGCTGGCGGCGGCATCGGAGAAACTCAGCACCGTGTCGTGGCAGCCATATTCATTGTCGGTCTGCCACATCACCACCGCCGGGTGCTGCCCGTAGCGCTGCGCCAGCGCCGTCACGATGCGGCGGCACTCGGCGCGGTAGCCTTCGTGGCTGAAACAGTAATGCCGCCTTGAGCCGAAGCCGCGCGGGCGGCCGTCCGCGTCGATGGCGACCATGTCGGGCATCCGGTCAACCAGCCATTTGGGCGGCGTGGCGGTGGGGGTGCCAAGGATCACTGCGAGGCCCGCGCCGTGCAGGGTTGCGATCGCCCGGTCGAGCCAGCCCCAGTCGAAATGGCCCGGCTCAGGCTCGATCCGGCTCCACGCGAATTCGCCGATCCGCACCAGCGACAGGCCCATTGCCGCCATGCGCGCGGCATCATCAGCCCAGCGGTCTTCGGGCCAGTGTTCGGGGTAATAACAGCAGCCCAGCTTCATTCGCGCGATCCCTGTTGTGTGCGGCGGTGGTGATGAATGTCGCGTCGAGGCTTGCCGGGCAAGCGCCAATGCGCTGTAACCCGCGTCATAAGAGAGGGGAGCCACAGCAATGACCAATCCCATGCCCGCGGGGGGCGACGGCGCGAGCATGGTGCAATTGGCGGTGTGCCTCGGGCTGACGGCGGCGATTGCGCTGGCGACCTGGCTGACGCTCCGGCGCGAGGCGCATGACGGATCGAAGAAGGACGTCTATCTCGCCGGGGGCAAGCTGAGCTGGCTGTTCGTGGCGGGCGCGATCACGCTGACCAACCTGTCGACCGATCAGCTGGTGGGCATGAACGGCAATCAGATGCTGCTGCTGGCCTGGTGGGAGATCAGCGGGTTTGTCGGCCTGCTGATCCTCGCCTTCGTGTTCGTGCCGATCTATTACCGCGCGCGGGTGACGACCGTGACCGAGCTGCTCGAACAGCGCTACGGCGGGGGCGGGATCCGCACGCTGGTGTCGGCGCTGTTCCTGTTCGGGATGGTGCTGATCTATCTGCCTGCCGGGCTCTATTCGGGCGCGCTGTTCCTCCAGACATCGGGGATCGATCTGCCGCTGCTGGTGCTGGCGGGCTTCCTCGGGGTGATCGCGGCGGCCTATACCATGACCGGCGGCCTGCGTGCGGTGGCGGTGATGGAGACTTACTCCGGCATTGGCGTGCTGGCGATTGCGGTGCTGATCGTGGTGCTGGCGCTGAACGCGGTCGATTGGGACATCGCGCGCGGGGTTCCGCCCGAGCGGCTGACGATGGTGGGGGCGGCGGATAGCCCGATCCCGTTCCACACGCTGTTCACCGGCATGATCTTCATCCAGATCTTCTACTGGTCGACCAACCAGCCGATCACCCAGAAGGCGATGGCCGCGCCCAATGTGCGCGAGGCGCAGAAGGGCGTGCTGGCGGCGGCGGTGGTGCGCATCCTCATCATCCCTGCGATCGTGGTGATCCCCGGCGTGGTCGCCTTCCAGCTGTTCGGCGATGTCGATGATGCGGCTTACGGCAAGCTGGTGGGCGCGGTGTTGCCGCCGTGGCTGTCGGGCGTGTTCGCCGCCGCCATCGCTGCCGCGGTGATCGCGCACACGGCGGCGGTGATGAATGCGGCCGTCGGCCTCTATGCGGTCGACTTTCACGAGAAGTTCGTGGGGCGCGTGGAGAGCCATTGGCGGCTGTCCGGCATCGTCACCGTGCTGCTCACCGCGACGTCGATTGCGCTGGTGCCCGTGTTCCAGAACGCGCAGAGCATCATCAATCTGCTCCAGCAATTGAACGGCCTCAGCTCGATGCCGATCCTGTCGGCCTTCATCGTCGGGCTGCTGTTTACGGGCGTGGAGAGCCGGGCGGCGATTGTCGGGGTGGTGTGGGGCTTCGTGCTCTATGCGCTGTTCAGCTTCGTTGCCGAGCCGATGGCGCTGGTCGGGCTGCACTATATCGATGTGATGGTGGTGACGCTGGCGACCAGCGTGATCGCGGCGCTCGCCTTCAACCGCTTTGTCCTGGGCGGGCGGGCGCGGTTTGCGCCGCGCGAGGTCTTTGCCCAATTGGCGCTGCGATCCGACGCCGAGGAAGTGTTCAAGTGATGTCCGCGCAAGCGGAAGATATTGCGCTTTGCCAATACCTTGGTGCATGATGGCCGGGTGTAGGGGGCTCGCACAAGGATCATGGATCGCCGCAGCAGACTGATTGCCCGCGCTCGGCAGGGCTACCGGCTGGCCTATGGGGTTGAGCCAACGCGCTTTGTGGCAGCGCCGGGGCGGGTCAATCTGATTGGCGAACACGTCGACTACAACGAGGGGTACGTCCTGCCTTGCGCGATCGACCGTGAGGCTATCGTCGCTTTCGGCCCACCGGCGCAGGAAGCCAAACAGCCGGTGTTTGAAGCGGTGGCGCTCGATCTGGGCGACATGGCGAGCGCCCGCGACAGTTTCGATCTGCACGCGCCGGTCAGGCCGGGGGAGAACAACT
This window contains:
- a CDS encoding beta-galactosidase, encoding MKLGCCYYPEHWPEDRWADDAARMAAMGLSLVRIGEFAWSRIEPEPGHFDWGWLDRAIATLHGAGLAVILGTPTATPPKWLVDRMPDMVAIDADGRPRGFGSRRHYCFSHEGYRAECRRIVTALAQRYGQHPAVVMWQTDNEYGCHDTVLSFSDAAASAFRGWLAARYGTPEALNAAWGNVFWSMEYRSFAEVDPPNLTVTEANPAHWLDYRRFASDQVAHFNREQVNIIRAHSPGRDITHNFMGFFTEFDHHDVGRDIDVATWDSYPLGFLEQFWFSRDEKAAYLRQGHPDIAAFHHDLYRGCSGGRWGVMEQQPGPVNWARFNPAPLPGMVALWTLEACAHGAELTSYFRWRQAPFAQEQMHAGLLRPDSTEAEAAPEVRKAAARLAGIGPQVTARAPAALVFSYEAAWAVGIQPQGQSFRYLELVFECYSALRERGLDVDIVAPSADLSGYRMVLVPTLPIIPDGFAETLAGLISPVLIGPRSGSKTASFSIPEDLAPGALKAAIPLAVTRVESLRDGIAEPAEGFAVTRWREDVTSGLSPEITDGAGRGVVYRHGPIRYCAIWPDRALLRLLVERMAGEAGVDLFDLPEGVRVRRTGSHVFTFNYGAEPVAVPHIGATLAPASCHIAPR
- a CDS encoding sodium:solute symporter family transporter; its protein translation is MTNPMPAGGDGASMVQLAVCLGLTAAIALATWLTLRREAHDGSKKDVYLAGGKLSWLFVAGAITLTNLSTDQLVGMNGNQMLLLAWWEISGFVGLLILAFVFVPIYYRARVTTVTELLEQRYGGGGIRTLVSALFLFGMVLIYLPAGLYSGALFLQTSGIDLPLLVLAGFLGVIAAAYTMTGGLRAVAVMETYSGIGVLAIAVLIVVLALNAVDWDIARGVPPERLTMVGAADSPIPFHTLFTGMIFIQIFYWSTNQPITQKAMAAPNVREAQKGVLAAAVVRILIIPAIVVIPGVVAFQLFGDVDDAAYGKLVGAVLPPWLSGVFAAAIAAAVIAHTAAVMNAAVGLYAVDFHEKFVGRVESHWRLSGIVTVLLTATSIALVPVFQNAQSIINLLQQLNGLSSMPILSAFIVGLLFTGVESRAAIVGVVWGFVLYALFSFVAEPMALVGLHYIDVMVVTLATSVIAALAFNRFVLGGRARFAPREVFAQLALRSDAEEVFK